The following are encoded together in the Serratia sp. UGAL515B_01 genome:
- a CDS encoding transposase, translating into MKRISPERKASVLAKLLPPYNMTVAAVAQMEGISEATLYNWRNQAKSEGKRCPVQRKTVNSSPPKRGSPLSWKPPR; encoded by the coding sequence ATGAAACGTATTTCTCCCGAACGTAAAGCCAGCGTGTTGGCAAAATTGCTGCCCCCTTACAACATGACTGTCGCGGCTGTTGCACAGATGGAAGGGATATCGGAAGCGACTCTCTATAATTGGCGCAATCAGGCTAAATCAGAGGGGAAACGGTGCCCGGTGCAGAGAAAAACAGTGAACAGTAGCCCGCCGAAGCGCGGCTCGCCGTTATCGTGGAAACCGCCACGCTAA
- a CDS encoding alpha/beta hydrolase, with protein MKLLAGSYDNGATADDEKAILLSFQSESREIYKDHPHEWDIAYGGPSREVFDWFYSTGENKGTVVFLHDGYCQFCNKEDVAFIAKNLLLFGFDVVLVEYTLAPTATLADICQQIGVAVDAIEQRVKQRGGKPVYLSAHSAGGQLAAFWQHYRCVRVFFAISGIFELEPLLTTYVNQQLKLTAQQTENLSFLVRNIPQSLKPLALLYGTEELPELIGQSVYYHSVLQDKGLLASCCPVNGANHFSALQALFATDGMMCRQLLTYGEISDANNH; from the coding sequence ATGAAACTTCTTGCTGGCAGTTATGACAACGGTGCAACGGCAGATGATGAAAAAGCGATATTGCTATCATTTCAATCGGAGAGTCGCGAGATTTACAAGGATCACCCCCATGAGTGGGACATTGCCTATGGAGGTCCATCGCGGGAAGTTTTTGACTGGTTTTATTCAACGGGTGAAAATAAAGGAACAGTAGTATTTCTGCATGACGGTTATTGTCAGTTTTGTAATAAAGAAGATGTTGCTTTCATTGCCAAAAATCTGTTGTTATTCGGCTTTGATGTTGTATTAGTAGAATATACTTTGGCACCGACAGCTACGTTGGCAGATATTTGCCAGCAAATCGGTGTAGCAGTGGATGCTATCGAGCAACGTGTAAAACAGCGTGGCGGTAAGCCAGTGTATCTCAGTGCTCATTCAGCCGGTGGGCAACTGGCTGCATTCTGGCAGCACTACCGATGTGTACGCGTGTTTTTTGCTATTAGCGGGATTTTTGAATTAGAACCGTTGCTTACCACTTATGTTAATCAACAATTAAAATTAACAGCACAACAGACAGAAAACCTGAGCTTCTTGGTACGTAATATTCCTCAATCTCTTAAACCGCTAGCCTTGCTTTACGGCACAGAAGAGTTACCCGAGCTAATTGGCCAATCGGTTTATTATCATTCAGTATTGCAAGATAAAGGCTTGCTAGCGAGTTGCTGTCCTGTTAATGGTGCTAATCATTTCAGTGCGCTACAAGCCCTGTTTGCCACTGACGGTATGATGTGCCGTCAACTGCTTACTTATGGAGAAATATCTGATGCGAACAATCATTGA
- a CDS encoding RidA family protein, which yields MRTIIDTGLPDIGQPFSWATKGGGMLFTAHGPVRQDGTIETGAAEKQITLTFDNLAKTLEAANSHSDNVLQIIVYLTDVNDVKLLDSIYKNYFNHPYPNRSTVIVENLVVPGMKIEVTVIAVA from the coding sequence ATGCGAACAATCATTGATACGGGTTTGCCTGATATCGGCCAACCTTTTTCCTGGGCCACCAAAGGGGGGGGGATGTTATTTACCGCTCATGGACCAGTAAGACAGGATGGGACGATTGAAACGGGGGCAGCAGAAAAACAGATCACACTGACGTTTGATAATTTAGCTAAGACATTGGAGGCTGCTAATAGCCACAGTGATAATGTTTTACAGATTATTGTTTACCTGACTGATGTTAATGACGTTAAACTTCTCGATAGTATATACAAAAATTACTTTAATCACCCTTATCCTAATCGTTCAACCGTTATTGTTGAAAATCTGGTTGTACCAGGTATGAAAATAGAAGTTACCGTTATCGCGGTTGCTTAA
- a CDS encoding amino acid aminotransferase: MFNHIQPSSPDPIMSLMEAYMQDPNPQKVNLGIGLYYDHQGKIPLMQAVYIAEQRLLEQLRPHSYLPIEGSGLFASQIQTLLFGEESTLIATVQTVGGSGALKLGADFIYHFLSRREIWVSDPTWANHWAIFEGACLKVHTYPYFEDVSGQLRFDAMIDTLSSLPEGTVVLLHPCCHNPTGTDLNQVQWQAVLDVVQQRRLLPFFDIAYQGFGDGLDEDCFALREVLKSDLDFLVSSSFSKNVALYGQRLGGLSVRCSSVETASHVKGALKTLIRRSYSCPPAYGSQIVETILADPQLRQLWADELANMRQRIKQMRLSLSSGLERGVTTLDYTRIRDQKGMFSYTGLTERQVSQLRQQYAIYLVAPGRICLPGLNQRNVDYVTAAILDVTRAA; the protein is encoded by the coding sequence ATGTTTAATCATATTCAGCCTTCCTCACCCGATCCTATTATGTCGCTAATGGAGGCGTACATGCAGGATCCTAATCCACAGAAAGTCAATTTAGGTATTGGCTTGTATTACGATCACCAAGGGAAGATCCCTTTGATGCAAGCCGTATATATTGCTGAGCAGCGTTTGCTGGAGCAACTGCGTCCGCATAGTTATCTACCTATTGAAGGCTCTGGGTTGTTTGCTAGCCAGATCCAAACGCTGTTATTTGGCGAGGAATCCACCCTCATTGCCACTGTGCAAACGGTAGGGGGGTCTGGTGCGTTGAAATTAGGTGCCGATTTCATTTATCACTTTCTATCACGCCGCGAAATCTGGGTTTCCGATCCAACTTGGGCCAACCATTGGGCAATCTTTGAAGGAGCTTGCTTAAAAGTACATACCTACCCCTATTTCGAGGACGTTTCAGGTCAACTTCGTTTTGACGCCATGATCGATACATTGTCTTCTTTGCCGGAGGGCACGGTGGTGTTACTCCATCCTTGCTGCCATAACCCGACCGGAACAGATTTAAACCAAGTGCAATGGCAGGCAGTACTTGATGTTGTGCAACAACGTCGCTTGCTGCCCTTTTTTGACATCGCTTATCAGGGCTTTGGTGATGGATTGGATGAGGATTGCTTCGCCTTGCGTGAAGTGTTGAAAAGCGATCTTGATTTTCTGGTCAGCAGCTCTTTTTCAAAGAATGTAGCGCTATATGGGCAACGTTTGGGGGGCTTATCAGTGCGCTGCAGCTCGGTGGAAACAGCCAGTCATGTGAAAGGGGCATTAAAAACCCTGATCCGTCGCAGCTACTCCTGCCCACCTGCTTACGGTAGCCAGATTGTCGAAACGATACTGGCGGACCCTCAGTTGCGTCAGCTGTGGGCTGATGAACTGGCGAACATGCGTCAACGTATTAAACAGATGCGCCTTAGTCTGTCTTCAGGTTTGGAACGGGGAGTCACTACGTTGGACTACACCCGTATTCGCGATCAAAAGGGCATGTTTAGCTATACCGGGCTGACTGAACGCCAAGTGAGCCAGTTGCGTCAGCAATACGCCATTTATCTGGTTGCCCCCGGCAGAATATGCTTGCCTGGCCTTAACCAGCGGAACGTTGACTATGTTACTGCCGCCATACTGGACGTTACCCGCGCAGCGTGA
- a CDS encoding amino acid permease, with the protein MKDTKCFNEIAQRQGGLKKQLTAGQMSMLAIGGAIGTGLFLGSAYAIQMAGPSVLLSYFIGGVIALLLMGCLAEMTSEHPTPGSFGDYAEFYLSPLFGFLVRYSYWSCVVLAVGTEVTAIGMYMQFWFPGTPIWTWVLLFSAGVIVINVVGVKSFGQVEYALSTIKVVAISAFIVIGIGILTFSANPTFGLRNFTENGGFFPFGVKGMWFAVIVSIFSYLSIEMIAVAAGEAKNPVVAVKAAFKGTILRLFIFYMMSIALMLAIVPWRQSGTGESPFLVAMNVIHIPAAAGIFNFIVLVAALSAMNSQLYITTRMMFSLSRAGQAPAVLGRISKRGIPVNALALSCIGIVVSIVLSIVYPEKSFAVMMSISVYGACFTWLMIFITHLSFRRHHQQTHLKFRMWGYPYFTLVGAILMTALMVTTLFTDFFRMTLLFGIPFTLILVAIYFYSCQAQGSVVNKAPVPEVE; encoded by the coding sequence ATGAAAGATACAAAGTGTTTTAACGAAATCGCGCAGCGACAAGGCGGGCTTAAGAAGCAGCTAACCGCAGGGCAAATGTCGATGCTAGCGATCGGCGGTGCGATTGGTACCGGTCTGTTTCTTGGCAGTGCGTATGCGATTCAGATGGCGGGGCCCAGCGTCCTGCTGAGTTATTTCATCGGTGGCGTGATAGCGCTGTTGTTGATGGGGTGCCTTGCAGAAATGACTTCAGAACACCCTACGCCAGGATCGTTTGGTGACTATGCAGAGTTTTACCTTAGCCCTCTATTTGGTTTTCTGGTGCGATACTCTTACTGGTCTTGCGTTGTGCTGGCAGTGGGGACCGAAGTCACTGCAATCGGTATGTATATGCAATTTTGGTTCCCAGGAACGCCCATCTGGACATGGGTACTGCTGTTTTCCGCAGGGGTAATTGTTATCAACGTGGTTGGGGTCAAGTCCTTTGGTCAGGTGGAATATGCACTTTCCACCATCAAGGTGGTGGCTATCTCGGCGTTTATTGTTATCGGTATCGGTATTCTGACATTTTCCGCCAATCCGACGTTTGGTCTTCGCAATTTTACCGAGAACGGTGGCTTTTTCCCATTCGGAGTCAAGGGCATGTGGTTTGCGGTGATCGTATCGATATTCAGCTACTTGAGTATTGAGATGATCGCCGTCGCGGCGGGGGAGGCTAAAAACCCGGTAGTTGCGGTAAAGGCTGCGTTTAAGGGCACGATCCTGCGGCTGTTTATTTTCTATATGATGTCTATAGCTCTAATGTTGGCCATCGTGCCGTGGCGGCAGTCTGGGACAGGAGAAAGCCCGTTCTTGGTGGCAATGAACGTGATCCATATACCTGCTGCCGCCGGGATCTTTAACTTTATCGTGCTGGTTGCCGCGTTGTCGGCCATGAACAGCCAGCTGTATATCACCACGCGTATGATGTTTTCACTGTCGCGTGCAGGCCAGGCTCCAGCGGTGCTGGGGCGGATCAGCAAGCGTGGTATCCCGGTCAATGCATTGGCACTTTCCTGCATCGGTATTGTTGTTTCCATCGTGTTGAGCATTGTCTACCCCGAAAAGTCATTTGCGGTGATGATGTCGATCTCGGTATACGGCGCTTGCTTTACTTGGTTGATGATTTTTATCACCCATCTCTCTTTCCGCCGCCACCATCAGCAGACTCACCTGAAGTTCCGCATGTGGGGGTATCCATATTTCACTCTGGTTGGAGCAATACTGATGACCGCGTTGATGGTAACGACGCTGTTCACTGACTTCTTTAGAATGACGTTGTTGTTTGGTATTCCCTTTACATTGATATTGGTGGCGATTTATTTTTATAGTTGTCAGGCGCAGGGTTCGGTTGTGAACAAAGCCCCGGTACCGGAAGTGGAGTGA
- a CDS encoding NAD(P)H-quinone oxidoreductase — MSDNAQLPNSMKVIEITHPGTPDVLVQAERPLPLLLQDEILVKVAASGVNRPDIMQRRGQYAPPPGASDIPGLEIAGTVVAVGAAVRRYVPGDQVCALISGGGYAEYCSVHESNALPVPKGFSMVEAAAIPETFFTVWVNVFQRGHLKAGETILIHGGTSGIGTVATMLAKAFGAFIITTVGSEEKRQASLALGADVAINYRNQDFVEQTKLVTNSKGADVIVDLIAGEYVAKNYQAAAFDGRIIQIGTQDGVAKELNLMPLLYKRLTHTGSTLRTRSIADKAKIAADLSINVWPLLELGTIKPHIFKTFPLIQAAEAHALMESSEHIGKIVLTI; from the coding sequence ATGTCAGATAATGCACAACTACCTAATAGCATGAAAGTCATAGAAATAACTCATCCTGGTACACCGGATGTTCTGGTTCAGGCAGAACGCCCCCTGCCATTACTTTTACAGGATGAGATACTGGTAAAAGTGGCCGCTTCTGGCGTTAACCGCCCAGATATCATGCAGCGCCGCGGACAATATGCTCCTCCGCCTGGAGCATCAGATATTCCAGGGTTAGAAATTGCAGGGACTGTGGTTGCTGTTGGCGCTGCGGTCCGACGCTATGTACCAGGCGATCAGGTCTGTGCGTTGATCTCTGGAGGTGGCTACGCTGAATACTGTTCAGTACATGAAAGTAACGCTTTGCCGGTGCCTAAAGGGTTTAGCATGGTTGAAGCAGCTGCGATTCCTGAGACTTTTTTTACCGTCTGGGTAAATGTCTTTCAGCGTGGCCATTTAAAAGCCGGGGAGACGATCCTGATCCACGGGGGCACTTCCGGCATCGGTACTGTAGCAACTATGCTGGCTAAAGCTTTTGGCGCATTTATCATAACTACCGTTGGTTCAGAAGAGAAACGTCAGGCCAGTCTAGCTTTAGGGGCCGATGTAGCCATAAACTATCGCAATCAAGACTTTGTCGAACAAACCAAACTTGTCACCAATAGCAAAGGCGCTGATGTGATTGTCGATCTGATTGCCGGAGAATACGTCGCTAAAAACTATCAGGCCGCAGCGTTTGATGGGCGTATCATCCAAATAGGGACGCAAGACGGTGTAGCTAAAGAGCTGAACTTAATGCCGTTACTGTATAAACGCCTTACCCATACCGGTTCAACTTTGCGAACACGCAGCATTGCAGACAAAGCAAAAATCGCAGCAGATTTATCAATTAATGTCTGGCCATTGTTAGAGCTCGGTACGATAAAACCACATATTTTCAAGACATTTCCATTAATACAAGCCGCAGAAGCTCATGCACTAATGGAGTCCAGTGAGCATATCGGCAAAATTGTCCTAACGATTTAG